The window GCCCGGGGGCCGGGCCGTCGGGCGGTGCGTGGTGGACGGGCGGTGGGCCGGCTTCGCGGCGGTGACGGTGGATCCCGCGCACCGGCGGGAGGGCCTGGCGACGGCGGTGATGGCCGCGCTGGCGCGGCGGGCGCTGGAGGAGGGCGCGTCGGCGGCGTGGCTGCAGGTCGAGGCGGACAACGCGGGGGCGCTGGCGCTGTACGACGGGCTGGGCTTCTCGACGCACCACATGTACCACCACTACCGCCGGGCGGCGCAGTGAGTTCGGCGGCCTGGCGGGAGCAGTTCGCCGCGGAGGCGCGGGCGGAGCGCCCCGACCTGGCGCTGCTGTGCCTGCTGCTGGCCACGGAGGCCGACCCGGACCTGGACGAACGCGCCATGGACTGGGCGCAGATCGAGCTGGACCGGCTGGCCGGGATGCTCCCGTACGGGCTGCGGGGCGGGCGGGCCTGGGCCTCGGCGGTGACGGAACTGCTGGGCGGGCGCCTGGGCTTCCACGGCACGCCGGCGGACTACGACCGGCTGTCGTCCTCGCTGCTGCACGAGGTGCTGCGGCGGCGGCGCGGGCTGCCGATCCTGCTGTCGGTGGTGTGGCTGGAGGTCGCCCGGCGGGCCGGGGCCCCCGTATACGGGCTGGGGCTGCCGGGGCACTTCGTGGTGGGCTTCGGGGACCCCGAGGAGGGCGTGGTGGTCGACCCGTTCGCGGGCGGCGCGTCCTTGGGCGCCGGGCCCGCGGAGCTGGCGTCGGGGCCGCGTACGCCGGCCAGGACGCTGGACATCGTGCTGCGGATCCTGGGCAACATCCGGGCGTGGGCGTCGTCCCGCCCGGAGCACTCGGGGGTCGCCCTGTGGGCGCTGGAGCTGTCGCTGCTGCTGCCGTCGCATCCGGCGGCGCTGCGGTACGAGCGGGCGCGGCTGCTGGTGGAGCGGGGCTCCTTCCGGGAGGGGGCCGCGGAGCTGGAGGCGTACGCCGCCGTGGTGTCGGTGATCGACGCCGAGGCGGCGGCCCGCATCCGCTCCGAGGCCGTTTCCGCCCGCGCTCTGCTGAACTGACTCCGGCGTACGGGCCGCGCTGCGCGGGACTTCCCGCGCAGCGCCCGAAGCCGCGCCTCGATCGCCGGCGCGGCTCACGGGATCGGGGCTCCGCCCCGCGGACCCCGCGCCTCAAACGCCGGCGGGGCTGGATGACCAGCCCCGCCGGCGGCTAGGGCGTGTCTTTCGGATCTTGTCGGCCGAGCCCGCGTTGTCCGGTGCCGTGCATCGCAAGGCGGAGGTGCTCCGCTCGTACTGGACGTACTTGGGAGCCCCGACAACGCGGCGAGGTGCGGTGCCGGGCAGCGCGGGCCCGGCAAGATCCGGAAGACACGCCCTAGCTCGGGTTGGTTTCGATCACGACGGTCCGCTCGGCCGTGGTCTTGCCGCGCAGGGCCTTGCCGAGGGCGCCGGCGACGTCCTGCGGGGTGACCGCCGTCTTGTCGCCGGTGCCGCGGGTGATCAGGACTCCGTCGAAGGTGTTCCCGTAGATCGCCTTGAGCGCCTCCAGGTCGAACTTCTCCGTGAGGCGGCCCTCCACCGGCTGCATGCTGAGGATCTTGGGCAGGGACTTGCTGCCGAAGGCGATGACCTTGCCCCCCGCCTTGACCGTGGCGTTGGCGGACATCGCCGGCTCGGCGAACTCCTTCATGGCCCGGTCCAGTTCCGCCTGGTCGATGACCGGCGCCTTGGTCGCCGTGGGCAGCTCGGCCACGGCCGCCTTGCCGGTGGCGACCTGGTCGCGGAAGGCCTGGGTGACCTTTGCGACGGAGGCGTCGACGTCGAGCGTGGTGCCGGGCGTACCGGGGACCGCAACGGCCTTGCCGGTGTCGAACTTGATCGTGCCCTCGGTGACCGAGCCCGCCGTGCCCGCGAGTTCCTGCAGCGCGACCTGGAGCTTCTCCTCGTCGACCGGCATCACGGGGTCGGCGACGCGCTCGTTGCCGAGGAGCGAGCCGATGACCGTGACGGGGTTGTAGTCGCTGCCGGCCGCGTTGCGGACGGTGGTCTGGCTGTCCAGCGTCAGGCCGGCCTTCTCGGGCTTCAGCTCGACCTGCTTGCCGCCGACGCTGAGCTGGATCGGGGCGGCGGCGCGGGTGGCGAAGGCCGTCTGGAGCTTGGCCACGGCCTCGTCGCGGCTGCCGCTGATGTCGACGTCGAGGACGGTGGTGCCCTTGGGGACGTCGGAGTGGTTCAGGAGCAGCCCGGCGCCGTAGGCGACGCCGATCAGGGCCACGATGCCGCCGCCGAGGAGGACCAGCTTGGAGCGGCCCTTCTTGGCGGGCTTGGCCGCGGGCTTCTGCTGCGCGGGCGCGGGGCGGGGGGCGGCCGGTGCGGGCGTCGGTACCGGAGTCGGTACCGGGGCCGTCAGCGGGCCGTCCAGCTCGGGGCCGGGCCAGCTCGGCTCGTGTGCGGCGGGGGGACCGCCGACGGGGCCGCCGACGGGACCGGTCCCGAAGCCGGTGGGGCCGGCGGGGCCGCCCGGCTGGCTGCCGTAGACGGGGAACGCCTCGGTGGAGGGGCCGAGGTCACCCTGGTCGTTCCCGTACGCCGGGAAGCCCTGGGTCGATCCGACGCCGGGGCCGCCGGGCATCGGCGCCGCGGGGGCGGGCGCGAAGCCCTGGCCGTACTCCGGCACGGGCGGCTGCGGCATGCGCGGCGGCGCGTAGGCGGACTCCGCCATCGGCGGGGCCTGGGCGTGCGGCGGCGGCGGCGCGAAGCCCGCGCCCGGCCCGGGCGGAGGCGGCGGAGTGGGCGCGGGCCGCTGGGCGGGCGGCGGGGCGGCCGCGGCCGACGGCGTCTGCGCCGGGTCGGCCGCGGGCGACTTGCGGGGGGCGAACCAGTTGCTGGCCGCCTCCTCGGCTTCGGCCGGCCCCTGGGCCCGGGCCGGCTCCTGCTCGGCCTCGATCCGGGTCGGCCGGGGCCCCGGGCGCTGCGCGAGCGGCGGCGCGGGCGTCGGCTCCGGCGACGGCGGGGTCTGCGCCCCGGTGCCGGCCGAGCCGGAGTTGGTGCCCATCGACTTGCGTACGACCACAGGCGGGATCGGCCGCGAACCCGGGATGTTGATCCGGATCCGGGTCGTCAGGGTGGTCTCGGTCTTGGGCCCGTCGGAGTCGGGCGTGGACGGCTTCGAGGTCACAGGGTTCTCCTCCGGAGCGGTCGCCGCGCCAGGCCCGGTCGGCGCAGCCGTGGACGGGTACTGGCCGGTTCCATACGGCGGCGTACCCGAGGGGTATGCGGCTCCACCGTGCCCCGTGGGCCCGGAGGACGAACTGTCGGTTTCACGACTCAAGGCAGGTTCTCCCGGTTGGCTCCGCCGCCCGTCATACCGTGCGCGGGCAGCTCGGCGGCCCGTCCACCATACTTGCCGACGCCCGCACGCAACTGACGCCCGGGAATCAGGGGTTCCTCATAGCGCCCGCCAAACCCCCCTGAAGCACCCAGTGAGCCCCTTCGCGCCCCCCTGCGCCGATCTCCCTACGGGGTCCGACACCACGTCACTTGGCAGGCCGCGCGGCTGAAACCGGCCGATCCAGCGGACCGCGCATCGTGGCGCACATCACAGCGAGCACGGTTCCACCCAAAAGGTAGACGTACATGCCGATTCCGGACGAACTGAGGAGGAAGTCGCCCTCGGGACGCGGGAGGCTGAGCATCACGTACGCGAGGAACCAGCCGGCCGCGGCCCCGCCCACCCCGAGGCCGGTCCCGAGGGCGATACGGCCGCCGAGGAACAGCCCGAAGAGGGCCAGCAGTCCGAGCAGCAGGCCGCCGGGGAACCACAGGTCCACCACCAGCCAGCCGGCCGCGCCGGTGAGCGCGCCCAGGACCAGCAGGCCCAGGCAGGCGGCGATCCGGCCCGCCGTCAGCTTGCCGCTCATGCCTCCACCCCCGCGAAGAGGTCGTGTTCGCGGCTGCCCGCCGGGGCGCCCGGCCGGCCTTCGGCCAGTTCGTAGTACTCGCGGGTGAACAGCGGCTGCGCCAGGTCGTTGGAGAGGGCGAAGAAGGGCCCGTCCACGGCGATCTGGGTGGCGTGGGCCCGCATGGCGGCCGCCTTCGCCGCCGCGAACGCCTCGTCGGCGTCGATCTCGGCGGTGATCCGCTCGTCGGCGACGACCCCCGGCACGTCCTCGGGTGAGGCCAGCCCCGGGAAGGGGGGCGCGCCCTCCGCGGCGCGCAGCCTGGCGAAGCCCTCCTCGACGACCGAGCGGGGCACGCGGTTCCAGTAGATCTTCCCGACCGCGTGGGGCTCGCCGAGGTCGCGCCGGTAGGCGGTCTCCGCGGCCAGTTCGGCGGCGCGCATGGCGACCCGGTGGGCCTGGATGTGGTCGGGGTGCCCGTAGCCGCCGTCAGGGTCGTACGTGACGAGGACCTGCGGGCGCAGCTCGCGCACCACCT of the Streptomyces sp. NBC_01294 genome contains:
- a CDS encoding transglutaminase-like domain-containing protein, which translates into the protein MSSAAWREQFAAEARAERPDLALLCLLLATEADPDLDERAMDWAQIELDRLAGMLPYGLRGGRAWASAVTELLGGRLGFHGTPADYDRLSSSLLHEVLRRRRGLPILLSVVWLEVARRAGAPVYGLGLPGHFVVGFGDPEEGVVVDPFAGGASLGAGPAELASGPRTPARTLDIVLRILGNIRAWASSRPEHSGVALWALELSLLLPSHPAALRYERARLLVERGSFREGAAELEAYAAVVSVIDAEAAARIRSEAVSARALLN
- the mshB gene encoding N-acetyl-1-D-myo-inositol-2-amino-2-deoxy-alpha-D-glucopyranoside deacetylase, whose translation is MNGLPARRLLLVHAHPDDESINNGATMAKYAAEGVHVALVTCTLGEEGEVIPPGLAHLAADRDDTLGAHRVGELADAMAELGVRDHRFLGGPGRYRDSGMMGAPQNHRPEAFWSAEVDEAAAYLVEVVRELRPQVLVTYDPDGGYGHPDHIQAHRVAMRAAELAAETAYRRDLGEPHAVGKIYWNRVPRSVVEEGFARLRAAEGAPPFPGLASPEDVPGVVADERITAEIDADEAFAAAKAAAMRAHATQIAVDGPFFALSNDLAQPLFTREYYELAEGRPGAPAGSREHDLFAGVEA
- a CDS encoding DUF6113 family protein; this encodes MSGKLTAGRIAACLGLLVLGALTGAAGWLVVDLWFPGGLLLGLLALFGLFLGGRIALGTGLGVGGAAAGWFLAYVMLSLPRPEGDFLLSSSGIGMYVYLLGGTVLAVMCATMRGPLDRPVSAARPAK
- a CDS encoding peptidoglycan binding domain-containing protein, encoding MTSKPSTPDSDGPKTETTLTTRIRINIPGSRPIPPVVVRKSMGTNSGSAGTGAQTPPSPEPTPAPPLAQRPGPRPTRIEAEQEPARAQGPAEAEEAASNWFAPRKSPAADPAQTPSAAAAPPPAQRPAPTPPPPPGPGAGFAPPPPHAQAPPMAESAYAPPRMPQPPVPEYGQGFAPAPAAPMPGGPGVGSTQGFPAYGNDQGDLGPSTEAFPVYGSQPGGPAGPTGFGTGPVGGPVGGPPAAHEPSWPGPELDGPLTAPVPTPVPTPAPAAPRPAPAQQKPAAKPAKKGRSKLVLLGGGIVALIGVAYGAGLLLNHSDVPKGTTVLDVDISGSRDEAVAKLQTAFATRAAAPIQLSVGGKQVELKPEKAGLTLDSQTTVRNAAGSDYNPVTVIGSLLGNERVADPVMPVDEEKLQVALQELAGTAGSVTEGTIKFDTGKAVAVPGTPGTTLDVDASVAKVTQAFRDQVATGKAAVAELPTATKAPVIDQAELDRAMKEFAEPAMSANATVKAGGKVIAFGSKSLPKILSMQPVEGRLTEKFDLEALKAIYGNTFDGVLITRGTGDKTAVTPQDVAGALGKALRGKTTAERTVVIETNPS